TCTTTATAGTCTTCATTTATGTTTGCCTTGCTATGCTTATGTTTCTTCATGTCTGTATCTCCATAGCACAGAAGTGCTAACGTCACACATTCCTTTACATTTATACTTTTTCAAAGCACTAACCATATCATAATGTCTGAATGCTTCTAGTAACATGTCAAAATACTCATAGTTAACTTTCTTCAAACTTTGCCGAACTGCAGTCAAGACAGCTCTCTGTCTTTACCACAGAGGAACTCACACAGAACCTGGCAGTGAAGAAGATCACCAACTCCTACAAGAATAAACACTTCCTCAATTAGATCCGCATATACAGAAAAcggacattttaaaaaaatggcttacagtcttaaaaaaaaggagaatttcagTTTCGAGATGCTGATTTTCATCACTGCTGAACATCTGATACGGCCAATTCATTAAAAGATCAAATGGTCCATATGATGATTTCTCTACTCACGTGCAGTTAATATAAAAAATTTTGAAACATCTTAATATAGCTTCACAAATCCATCCACTGCTTCCAAAAGCTTCTGACAGCAGTAAAACTTACTCGATGTGCAGATAGTTGAGAGCAAAAGAACATACATTATTAATCTATCACTTCCAGTCTGTCATATTTCAGCATACTTACAAAAACCAATGGGAAAGTCAATGTAATATTTTAGATAATTATATACCATTGATTTCTAGAAAGACAATGTACTATTTTTGTGTTACTCTTCCCATTTTCTACATATCCTAActttattagtatttttaaaaactttggcATACTGAGCTAAAGTCTTCATCCAAGTCCCCGAGACACCAAGGTCACTTTTTAGAGTGCAAGTAGTTCATAACAAACTGAAATAACAAGCAGGAGTAGCTCACCTAATCCCCTTCTAACAGCAATGTACATGCATTATTTTCTACATGTTGATAATAAATTTTATTGTTcagttccttctgctgtttgtgCTGTTCCTTATGGGACAAGCATACCTACACATTTACAATATTTAACTTTATTACACTACACAGTAAATCATGTAAAAAAGCTTATGCAGAATTTGAACAAGCCTTCTCTGGTCTTGACTAATTAAATAACTTTGAGCcacttacttacattttttgCTGCCTAACTATTCACTGTATTCCCTAGTTATTAAACATAATGTTAAAACACCATCAGTCCTAACATTGACTATTTGAGTTGACTAGCTTTCAAAATTTTGtcataatgaaaattaataattttttattttcattctgttttctgtctccttgCTACCTTCAAAAACttattattcttatttattgctttttatttttaatcttttcataaAAGTGCTGGAAAAATCATTGAGAGGAAAGACACATAATTGATTTAAATAGCCATTTTAACTTTGTCACTTAGATGTCAATATGAGTTTCCCATTTTGTTTACATTCAGATACAGAggctgtaaaaaaaccaaaaaaaaccccaacatgaTAATCCAAAAACTaaagtttctttatttctgacattcatttttttcctactagcAACTTCAGTTCTTCTCAAattttccctccaaaaattTACTGTCACTGTTAAATTTTGTACCTTGCCTCTAAGACTAACAGTAAGTGCTTCAGCATAGTTTCATCAACAAGATAAGATTTTATTCTGCCCCTGAACATCTGGACAGAGTAACATTCCAAATGTATGGACTGGGGGAACATTCATAGTTTCTGCTATCCTGTCAATAAGTACATTTCTTTGTTAATTGTCAAATAGTTTATTAATAGCTGAAGTAAGCCCTATgctagtatttaaaaaaaaaaaagttataatcTGTTATATAATTAGGGATGATACACATAGTTCACCTGGAATTTGTTTATCAGCACTTGCTTCAAAGTTGCCATTGCAGAAAAGCATTGCTTTATAAACCTGTTTAGAACATTTGCTGTTTGTAATGTAACACAACCAAATGTAAACATTAACTTTTTGAACATTTATattcattaaaaggaaaaacattctatgctaattttttttgttttctaagacAATGACAGAAATGAGTGAGAAAAGTCCTTATAACATAATGTCTCCAAATAAACTACTTTTGGCTAAAGTCAAAAAACTGAatcccatctctgcttcttcACATTTTGTGTCTACCAAAACCAGCATCCAAGTCAATATCCATCCAGAAAACTTGGCCCAGTTTTATTTACCAGAAAAATTAAGATGCTGTTGGTGACACTAAAGaactgtttgtttatttcttaatttgaaAAAGATGCAATGTTCATTTTATCTCTAtgtttaataattaaaactgTTACATAAATCAGAAATGTCCATCAAAATTGAAAAGAGAATCAGTGCTTTGttctaaaatacaaaacaaacaaacaaaaaaaatgacacAGACATGGAAGCACTGTAAACTAAAACTActatgtgtatttttcttttatcatttgCATATTACACATCGAATGTGGATAGTGTAaaattcactaaaaaaaaataggttagCTTGTACCTGCCTTGTAATACTAGTGCTGGGTTTGAGCTTGCACTGCAACCCATATTCCCTGACTGATCATACTGCCTCACGTTGCTCACACTCCAGGTCTACTTCACATTAAGCTAGGACACAGTGAAGGGCAGAGGAAAAACTGGCCCACATTTGTGTTCACTCCCTACAGGTACTATAGGCATAGTTCTCCAGAGTTACTTAAGCCTGTGATCTTGAGCTTAAAATCAAATTTTACTACCAAAGTCAATAATGTTGTTTGTGAGTCTTCAGATacaattttgcagaaatacagagcaTCTGCAAAGACAATCTATGTATACATTCAGGAACCCTAGATTTGTAGCACAGCTGGATCCTGACTGCACTGTACCTTAGGACTACTGTAGCCCTTCATAAGCACTgttatgtaaaattaaaaagctgttcCAGATCACCTGAGGTTTATGAAGTATTGTAATGATTCGACTGAGATTGATACATGCTGCTAGATAATAACACAATTTAGTTCCATGTCCTTTTCCAAGGAAGTAATGAAGTGAGAACACAGGTGATGTAACAAAGATGACCAAAAATAGTGTCAGAGTAAGTAAAATGGTCAAATCCCCAAATGATAGGTGAGACATTTCAGTTCTTTCAAACCTTCCTAACGGAAAaaaagacaggggaaaaaaaatgaagcattacAGTGTGCTTGTAATTTGCTTGGTGCAAATTTGATCTATTCAGATATAGACCATTTAAACAGTGAGACTTAACTTCACCATGGAGGCATAATACAGCCCTCATGAGTAACTTGTGTACTTGTCAGCCTAATTAAGGCAAGTAGAAAGTCCCTTTCTGTAATTGAGTGCTGAAGTGGAAGCATTGAGCGCACAGTTTCTATCTTTTTACCCAGGACAGAAAAAGATACTGGAGACTTGGCAAatgtgaattaatttttttcttggaaggtATCTTTGCTTACTTATGGATCAAGCACTTTTCCAAGTTGAGGTTGAAATTTTTCCTTGAAATCATCACTTCGTTTTGTTACAGTTTTTGCTGCTCTCCTCCTACAAATTATGAAAATAACTCTCACACATATTTGTTTAACAATATTCAACAATTTTtcaataatattaaaaaatattattatatattagaAGGAAACAGCAACTCCTCTGCAAGACAAACACAAATTTAGTAATtgaaaaatactgctatttGAAATCAAAGATGTCTTTATGTCATGCCAAAGACATGCCAAGTGCTGTTATAGTACGGTAGAACTGATTTGGATAAACTATTCTGAAAATTACTTCTTGCATTTTCTATTCAGTTCAATATAGCTAAGGATGGGATTGTAAGATGTAAAATTATCTTCCAATAGGAAGACTCTTCTTCAGAAGTCACACCACTAATTAACTAGTTAACTCATTGCAACTTACGATTGCAGATCACAGAGCCCCTTTAAccctgcttgagggtaggaaggctctgcagagggatctggacaggatggattgatgggctgaggccaatggtatgaggttcaacaaggccaagtgccgggtcctgcacttgggtcacaacaatcccatgcaacaggctgggggaagagtggctggaaagctgccctgcagaaaaggacctgggggtgctggttgacagccggctcaatatgagccagcagtgtgcccaggtggccaagaaggccaacagcaccctggcctgtatcagaaatagtgtggccagcaggagtagggaagtgatcgtgcccctgtactcggcgctggtgaggccgcacctcgaatcctgtgttcagttttgggcccctcactgcaaggaggacattgagttgctggagcgtgtccagagaagggcaacaaagctggtgaggggtctggagcacaagccttatgaggagcggctgagagagctggggttgttcagtctggagaggaggaggctgaggggagaccttattgctctctagaattccctgaaagggggttgcagagaggtgggtgttggtctcttctcccaagtgactagcgacaggacaagaagaaatggcctcaagttgcaccaggggaggtttaggctggatattaggaaatagttctttactgagagagtggtcaaacattggaacaggctgcccagggaagtggtggagtcaccatcactggaggtgttcaaggaacgtgtagacgtggcattgtgggacatggtttagtgggcatggtagtgtggggttgatggttggacttgatgatcttacaggtcttttccaaccttaatgattctgtgattctgtgatttggatACACTTCACCCATCTTTAAAGTGAGGGGTTTCTAGTCTATAAACAAAAGACTCGCTGAAGTTTGGCGAATCATACTTCCTATTTATTGATTCCCCTGtggaaaaataagtgtttcaAGCTGTCTAAAAcacctcaggaagaaaaatgtactAAGTATCTTCATTCTTAAGACAAAATAATGaaggaacaaaagcaaataGCTACTTAACAATTCTGTTCAATTAAAGATAACTAATTTGCATTGCCCATGTTTATTAAATAGATAGGAATAATTTCAGTATCAAAAGTgaagataaaaaacaaaataaaaagcaaaaactgcTTCAGGGGTAAAACAGTTGTAGGTCTTTTTATGTCTGACTAAAGACAAGCCCAACAGacttaatgaaaaaataccagGTAGCCTAAGTAGTGAGGGTCATGCAATCAAATCACTTTATAATGTCCGTACCTGAGCAGAGATGTGTACCATTTAATTTACtatttgttaaaagaaaatgctaaaaggaaaaaaaatgtttttgaggTGTTGCACTTCCAGATATACTCCTGCTATGTTGACTTCAATGGAaattttgccactgacttcactGTAAACAAGATATTACCCTACTTGTTCATTAATCTGTTAATCCAGTCTTGCCTATAAAATAAAGTTCCACATACAAGAATATCACATAGACTACTCTATGTAAGTGAGCTGCAAGCGCATGTTTcttgtcacagaaaaaaatgtcattctgTTTCTTCAAGCTCTTTTCAATCACCTTTTGAAGAGAATGGCAAATAgaactttcaaaaaatattattcacTCCATGCTTTCTAATAAGGGCTTCCTCTCACTGTATGGCAGCATGGAATTTTTGTGTTATTGTTCAAAACTGGGGCACATAGTTGACTCTTTTTTGCTGTCTGTCTGTTTTTGGCTTGGCCTCTCCATGATCTTGTGGATGGAAGTTACAAAGGAGACGGAAACAGATAATGAATAATTCCACTAGAACACCTAAGAACggtggggaagaggggaaataaaattaGAAGTTTGGCCAATTTATACCAGTAGTACTTGTACTAGAATTTCTCAGTGAGAGAACACAGTACTATATTTTGACTTCTATGTGACTGCCTCCATGTAAAATTTACATTATTACAACTGAATATCTGTATTGCAGTTTCTTACATATTTGGCCTACACCTACAAAACTGTTGGTACTAGCACAATGAGCAATTTTATCATACTGCTAACCTTACAGAGCAGCAATGTAAGTCTCTCAGCCTAAGTGGAAATGATGGAACTGGGAAAAATAGAAGTGGCTGCAAAAATAATATGTGCACTGCATTTCAGAGTGCTATTTGTCACTCTGATCCTGTGCAGATCTATGAGATAAAGGGTAACCATCCCTGCGCAGACCACTTCACACAAGTACAGCCCCCAGAGGCTGAAGCAGTGGAGGCACAGCCCactggaaggacagagacagaggctGTGGGACAGACTCACAGGCAGGATGCTGTAGGTTGAGGAACCTGCATTCCAGGGAGCCAGTCAGCAGCCTGAAATTCCTTGTAACCAGAGCTTGATGCTGAGCTCCCCATCAGAAAGTCTAACTGCCCTGAAATTCTGTTTGGATCCTGATAAAAGAGAGGTACCAGAGGTGAAAGTACTGGAATGGGTTGGGCTCTGAGTCTGTGGCTTTCAGCCCGAGATTGCTGTCAGTGGCATAGACAATGCCAAACTCAATAAGCAACCAGGGCATCTACGAGTTTCTAGTTTCCTGGATACACTTTGCTTTCCAAATAGCACCCAAAAGAAATCAGGCTTCCAACTTCTTCATTAAGTTCTTATACTGTCTAATAATACACCCACCACAGTGATCTACAGTTCTAGAAACAGGTCATGCTCTCTCAGTCGcatgtaagtatttttttcacatcattacttttaaaaagaatttgtaTTATATTAATACAGTAGTAAAAAGTAATAGATTATATCTCAAAAAATAGCATACAATATGCATTGAAGACACAAAGAGGAAcaattacctttttttattttagaaccTTTTATGTGGTTTCTTAGCCTTTGAACTTACCCACATGATAATCATTGTGTGACACAACGTACAGATCATGTCCTTCTCTGGCTTCTTTATCCACTTCCTCAAAAGTTTTTGGCAGATTTATGAGGTGTCCAGCTGATACATCTGgaaagtaagaaataaatatatggTTGGGGGAGGTAAGGGTTTTGTTTCGTTGgttcttaattttaaacagtATCTTGTTAGAGAAGATGCTAATACTGTGGAAGAAGAATATTTCTTACCACATTTCTAATCAATCTATAGGAATCTTACAGCACAATGACATGggactagggaaaaaaaaaatatcacagaaacTGAGATTAACATAACTGTTGCAAGAGAGCTACATAGTCAACACATATGTGATTTGCTCCAATCTATGGAGGAAAGATTCAGAGGTCAAGGTAATACCTTGTATTAGGCGTATTAGAATAGTTGGGAAAAGGGAGGTAAGTTGTCAGCTACCTAAACAGTTCTCCAGGGAAATCTACAGATCTGGAACAGAGCCAAAAGCCCTACTAGTTACCAAATGTTCTCAGCTGCTTGTTTCTTCATTGTAACTAAAAAATACTAGTACATTTTTATGCCTTTCAATAAATGCTGTAATAGTAACTTTTCTATTAAGCTGGAATTGTTGGAAACAGAATAGGTGCTAGACACTAAATTGCAGATTATCTTGTATTTagaagaaatatgttttaatgtTAAATTTTCCTACCTTGGATGACCTTTGTTCCAAATGTAGTATTAATTATATCCAAGCCCTTAGGTAACATAGAAGCTTGGTTATGTGATCTGCCCAAGGATGCTTGACGATTACTAAAGTAGATTGCTTCTTTTTTGTCTTgtattttttgttgaaaattaGTTTTAGGAAGTGGATTTATCAATGAAGCTGCCTAAACAAATCACAAACAACACAAGAGGCAGGAAAACCAGCAAATTTCAATCATTCACACATCTATATGGCTATCccctcacacacacataaacaAAAGTTTGATCATAAGTATTCTAATGAGATCTTATATGATTACACTGATGTAATTTTATCTACCAAgttgcaaaacaaaactgtattttgaaagaagaCCACTAATAACCAATGCTATGTTAAATCTCCAGCTAAATTAAATACATACTGTGAGacagaactttttatttttacgtGAGTTTTGCTCTTAGCGTATATTAGAAACTATAGTCAAATTATAACATGACCAAAACTTTAGTGTGAACATGATTATAGCTACAACATCTTTGGAACAAAGACTCCTGGTGCTTATGATTAAAAACATCTATTATCTAGCAGTTAAGACTATCTATTCTCTAAACAGCTACTCCCAATTCTGCCGATGCAGAATTTAAAGATAATATTTCAAGATATACACTAATATTGCATCCTAAAACAACATACCAAGAGAAATTACTTCACCAGGGTTTTCAAAGCTTAGCACTAGGttggacaatttttttttccatatacaCACTGGGCTTGGGACAATAGAAGTTACTTATAAAATTAGGGCAacttcaaggggaaaaaaaaatctcaaaaaaaaaaagtttgaaaaatgtcaaaacaagGTATATTGATCTTCCcaagtaatttgatttttcaggcTACCCATCAAAGTAATGGGAACTCTAGAGAGGGTTTATTATTAGACTCTTGTTGAATGTTATACAAAGAATTATTGAAAAAAGTAGTACTAAATACAGTTGATCAAAACGCACACTTGGAGAACTCACTAAGATTCCAACTATTCCTCcagttaatatttaattaacaaTGCAAAGTGAAACAGTCTTCAACAGACAGTACAGGCTAAACAAAGCAATCCATTCAACATAAAGCTTCTGAGGAGGGACAtcaagaactgatttttttttcattttggatatGCCTAATAAATCTCCTACTCAACATCCTCTAATATCAGGACTTATGTGTTTCAACCTGAAGACTTATTTTTGAGATCTGAACTCCTCTTTGCCTCAACTTCTTCATAAAAGTGTATTTGACTAACACAACTTAATTTTAGAGATTTGAACAATAATTATGTGACGAAATCACCAATGATCTCTTCAGTTGTCTGATTACAGGTTACAAAAATGATTTCTGAAGTAAAGAATACACACAAAATAGTCTGACATATTCAAAACATCACTTTTTAGCTAACAAAATCAGTTTCAACTCAAAGGTAAGAAAGAATATGTAATAATTACACTGAACTATAAGCACATTCTCAGATAGCAGTTCTCTTGAACTAGGAGAACTCTTCCTTTGctaagaagaaaacagcaacatttGTGGGTAGAAGACTGttcattaatttaaatgttgaaattaaattaataattcaGTAGTCATTGCAAAAATTAAGTCACTGATAAGATAAAACTCACTGAACTTCAAGTGTTTTCCTATTTCAATCATGCTAATTAAATCCTATGAAATGACCTCAGAATTCAGGTAATCCGCAACAGCGGTGAAATGGTGCAGTGTAAATCACTCAGCTATCTACCTTTATCCCTGACTATGAAGAAATCAGTTGCTCTTATTAAGGATGTTGTTAAGCAGTCCATTCTTAAACAAAAGTAAAGGAGTCATATTCTTACACTGAGTGAGGAGTCACATTCTTACACTGAGTGAAGAACGTGACTCTATGCCATGTGTCAAGCGAGCTCCAATGTCAGGATCATCTGCTCTGTCACAGAACATTCTTTCAACACCAGGAGCTGGATTTGTTGTATTTTGAAACTTTCGCACAGTAGTTGGAGTAATGGGCTAtacaaaaggcaaagcaaaaacAATTTTACACCAGATATTCACAAAAtactaatgaaaagaaaatgtactgCAGCCATTTCGGTGTGATTCCACAGAGGTAAGAACAAAATATGAGGACGTTTTAGGGCTGTAACACATGCTTACGCTCCTGTAGATGCTGATATTCTGAGCATAAAGTCAACACAGCCCAGCCTAAATTTTATCAAACCGGCAAGAGAAGTAGTAAGAGAGTTGCTAACTTTCAACTATCTGGTTCCATCTTGAAGATGCGTAACAGCTTCTTATGTATACTTCATCAAATGTACATGTTACATTTATCACCTTCAGAAACCTTTAACCTGATTTACAACAATTCCACCATCAGCGCAgcaatttcagaaattattttaatcacagttttgggtttttttaattacccGTTTAAAGAAAGAGCTGCTATTTAAGGTATCTGTTTGTGTCTCAGTACCCTCTGACTCATCAGGAGCATGGGGAAGGGCCAGTAGGAAGCACAATTCTGAGGGGCATCCTTGATAAAGAAGAAGGACGTCCATCAGAAGTAATAGTAATTCCTAATATAATCAGTGTAATTGTATCACCAGACAAAAACTGTCTAAACCAATTCTATTTAGTCCCATCTAAGCAGGCGTGGTGAATTTTGGAAACACGCAGAGTGAAAAAGAACTGCCAGAAGTGTTTTACAATCCTACCAGCTGTTCTCTATGATCCCATGTGACAAAAACTAACATcgaaaaaaaaatagtagtttCTAAAGAGGAGGAATGTAGCAGAAATGACCAAGGTTTCaattatttggggttttttttagggcTAGTCTCAAAGCACAATCACTGATGGGAAATCATTACAAAAGTATCACAAAGAGCATCTGAAAAACTAACTCACCCCGGGTAAAACCTTGGTGAGGCAACTCACAGCTGTATCACCAGTGGGAAGCAACTTTCCATCCTAAATAATACAGTCAAAAAATAAGGCATAACCAAACCCATTGTACTAACAAGCACAACTAGTCAAATTCGGATCTGACACCTTGCACGAGATGTTGTCTACTTGTCCCTGTTTTgataaaagggggaaaaaaaggagccaTATGCATTTTttggaggagagagggggaacCGCAGCAAGATATGCCTGCCCGCCCCACACACTACCCCTcctccacagaatcacagaatcattaaggttggaaaagacctgtaagatcatcaagtccaaccatcaaccccacaccaccacgcccactaaaccatgtcccgcaatgccacgtccacacattccttgaacacctccagtgatggtgactccaccacctccctgggcagtctgttccaatgcttcaccactctctcagtaaagaaatatttcctaatatccagcctgaacctcccctggcgcactttgaggccatttcctcttgtcctatcacttgtcacttgggagaagagaccaacacccgcctctctgcaaccccctttcagggaattctagagagcaataaggtctcccctcagcctcctcctctccagactgaacaaccccagttccctcagccgctcctcatcagacttgtgctccagacccctcaccagcttcgtcgcccttctctggacacgctccagcacctcaatgtccttcttgcagtgaggggcccaaaactgaacacaggattcgaggtgcggcctcaccagcgccgagtacaggggcacgatcacttccctgctcctgctggccacactgtttctgatacaggccagggtgctgttggccttcttggccacctgggcacactgctggctcatattaGCCGTCTatcaaccagcacccccaggtccttttccacaggacagctttccagccactcttccccaggctgtagcactgcatggggttgttgcgacccaagtgtaggactcagcacttggccttgttgaacctcataccattggcctggacccatcgatccagcctgtccagatccctctgcagagccttcctgtcctcgagcagatcaacactcccacgcaacttggtgtcatctgcaacctTGTTGAGGGAgtactcaatcccctcatccagatcatcaacaaagatattaaagaagactggccccaaaactgagccctggggaacaccacttgtgaccggccaccaactggatttaactccattcaccacaactctctgggctcggctgtccacacagttttttacccagcgaagagtgcacctgtctaaggTGAGAACCCGAACTCAAAAAGGCACAGAGAGTGGGCGGGTGGCTCTGAGGCAACAGTGGGACCCCCTTCGATGACGGCACTCACGGCCGGCAGCTCGGGAAACCTGACGGTGAACTTCCCCTCGTAGACGGACCGCAGCTGCCCCACCATGGCGGCACGGGGCCGCGCCAGCCGTTCACCCCGCTTGCTTGGTAACGGCGGCAGGCGGCGCCACTGCGCCTCCGAGAGGGAGCTATGGGAGCACTCGTGAGGGGCGGCCTGTGCCGCCACCATCACAGCCCTCCCGCCATCTCCctcacacccagcacccactgtCCTCCCACCATCTCCctcacacccagcacccaccgtCCTGCCATCTCCctcacacccagcacccaccgtCCTCCCGCCATCTCCctcacacccagcacccaccgtCCTCTCGCCATCTCCctcacacccagcacccaccatcCTCCCGCCATCTCCctcacacccagcacccaccgtCCTCCCGCCATCTCCctcacacccagcacccaccgtCCTCCCACCATCTCCctcacacccagcacccaccgtCCTCCCGCCATCTCCctcacacccagcacccaccgtCCTCCCGCCATCTCCCTCATACCCAGCATCCACTGTCCTCCCGCCATCTCCctcacacccagcacccaccgtCCTGCCATCTCCCTCATACCCAGCACCCACTGTCCTCCCACCATCTCCctcacacccagcacc
This Gavia stellata isolate bGavSte3 chromosome 6, bGavSte3.hap2, whole genome shotgun sequence DNA region includes the following protein-coding sequences:
- the EFHB gene encoding LOW QUALITY PROTEIN: EF-hand domain-containing family member B (The sequence of the model RefSeq protein was modified relative to this genomic sequence to represent the inferred CDS: inserted 1 base in 1 codon; substituted 2 bases at 2 genomic stop codons), whose amino-acid sequence is MVGQLRSVYEGKFTVRFPELPADGKLLPTGDTAVSCLTKVLPGPITPTTVRKFQNTTNPAPGVERMFCDRADDPDIGARLTHGIESRSSLSAASLINPLPKTNFQQKIQDKKEAIYFSNRQASLGRSHNQASMLPKGLDIINTTFGTKVIQDVSAGHLINLPKTFEEVDKEAREGHDLYVVSHNDYHVGESINRKYDSPNFSESFVYRLETPHFKDGXSVSKSQNHRIIKGLCDLQSRRAAKTVTKRSDDFKEKFQPQLGKVLDPIAETMNVPPVHTFGMLLCPDEVFILVGVGDLLHCQVLCEFLCGKDREXVLTAVRQSLKKVNYEYFDMLLEAFRHYDMNGDGTVDKDNLRRSCFQLNLNLDDELLDSFFDYCDLDKDGLINYLEFANLLNWKDKMSVKEFEEKIITKGKKLDAPVLPEDTKINAEPLLKQEDFVLKELXSSEKTPEMLTRSTDHVFANYQTTSQYYAVVGGLPTTCYPVCGVPTIRSDIPAPRIRCISDRTNYGDEANAYALLLPSVFSQKGVCEIDFFKTRPKAEISRILHNIGVNISDERFEEIWKQACMKYQKEEVCVESIRNVLDEMHVSHTKTSC